A single Verrucomicrobiia bacterium DNA region contains:
- a CDS encoding type I restriction endonuclease subunit R produces the protein MVDPLGFSNPAANEFLAVNQFTVEEGHFNRRADVVVFINGIPLAVLELKNITDAQATIRKAFDQLQTYQAQISSLFYSNALLVISDGHEARLGTITSNWERFMAWRTVTGKELVPPGSLQLETLLKGVFDKSRLLDLVRNFIVFEDDGEKVLKKIAGYHQFHAVNKAVATTVEASKSDGDQRAGVIWHTQGSGKSLSMVFYAGKIVQHPALENPTLVVLTDRNDLDGQLHDTFSRGADLLRQKPVQAASRRHLRELLHRASGGVIFTTIQKFFPEEKGGEHPLLSDRRNIVVIADEAHRSQYDFIDGFARHLRDALPQASFIGFTGTPLEKGDKNTQAVFGDYIDVYDILQAKEDHATVPIYYEARLAKIDLKPEERPKIDPSFEEITEDAEASTKESLRRKWAQLEAMVGTTKRIGLVAEDLVRHWEARFGAMDGKAMVVCMSRRICVELYEAIRKLRSDWHHDDDDQGVMKIVMSGSASDKWEWQQHIRNKSQREELAKNFKNPEHPFKIVIVRDMWLTGFDAPCLHTMYADKPMKGHGLMQAIARVNRVFKDKPGGLVVDYLGLAEELKLALADYTHSKGKGEIKLDQEEAVAVMLEKYEQVCAILHGFDYHSAAETAPAQRMTLIAQAAEHVLQQTNGKPRYLLAVTELSKAFALSVPHEQALEIRDEVGFFQEVRAVLTKSLSDATGKKSPEDLDVAVRQIVSRAISSDKVIDIFDAAGLKKPDISILSDEFLQEVQHLPQRNLAVELLQKLLNHELEIRQKKYLVQSRSFAEMLEATIRKYQNRTIEAAQVIAELIELAKQMREGQKRGENLGLSDDEVAFYDALEVNDSAVKVLGEPTLKDIARELVAQVRKSLTIDWTLREAAQAQIRVIVRRILRKYGYPPDKQERATQTVLEQAKLLCAEWAV, from the coding sequence GTGGTGGACCCACTCGGATTCTCGAATCCCGCTGCGAATGAATTTCTTGCGGTCAACCAGTTCACGGTGGAGGAAGGTCATTTCAATCGCCGCGCGGATGTGGTGGTGTTCATCAACGGCATTCCGCTGGCGGTGTTGGAGTTGAAAAACATCACGGACGCGCAGGCCACGATTCGCAAGGCGTTCGATCAGCTGCAAACTTACCAGGCGCAAATTTCGTCGCTGTTTTACTCGAATGCGCTGCTGGTGATTTCTGACGGACACGAAGCGCGGCTCGGCACAATCACGTCGAATTGGGAGCGCTTCATGGCGTGGCGCACGGTCACGGGCAAGGAACTGGTTCCACCCGGTTCGTTGCAACTGGAGACGCTGCTCAAAGGTGTGTTCGACAAGAGCCGGCTGCTTGATCTGGTTCGCAACTTCATCGTCTTTGAGGATGATGGCGAAAAGGTGCTCAAAAAGATTGCGGGTTATCATCAATTCCATGCGGTGAACAAGGCCGTGGCGACGACGGTGGAGGCGTCGAAGTCCGACGGCGATCAGCGCGCGGGGGTCATCTGGCACACGCAAGGCAGCGGCAAAAGTCTTTCGATGGTGTTCTACGCCGGAAAGATCGTCCAGCACCCGGCGCTGGAGAATCCCACGCTGGTCGTCCTCACCGATCGCAACGATCTCGACGGCCAACTTCACGACACGTTCTCACGCGGTGCGGATTTGCTGCGACAAAAGCCGGTTCAGGCGGCAAGCCGGCGGCATTTGCGAGAACTTTTGCATCGGGCCAGCGGCGGCGTGATTTTCACGACCATTCAGAAATTCTTTCCGGAGGAAAAGGGTGGCGAACATCCATTGCTTTCCGACCGGCGCAATATCGTAGTTATCGCTGACGAGGCGCATCGCAGCCAATACGATTTCATTGACGGTTTCGCGCGTCATTTGCGCGATGCGCTGCCCCAGGCGTCATTCATCGGCTTCACCGGCACGCCCCTCGAGAAGGGCGACAAGAATACGCAGGCCGTCTTTGGTGATTACATTGATGTTTACGACATCCTCCAGGCCAAGGAGGACCATGCGACGGTGCCGATCTATTACGAGGCGCGGCTGGCGAAGATTGATTTGAAACCGGAGGAGCGTCCGAAGATTGATCCAAGTTTTGAAGAAATCACGGAGGACGCCGAAGCTTCCACCAAGGAGAGTTTGCGCCGCAAATGGGCGCAACTGGAGGCGATGGTTGGCACGACAAAACGCATCGGATTGGTCGCAGAGGATTTGGTGCGGCATTGGGAGGCGCGGTTCGGGGCGATGGACGGCAAGGCGATGGTGGTTTGCATGAGCCGCCGCATCTGCGTGGAACTTTATGAGGCGATCCGCAAGTTGCGGTCCGACTGGCATCACGATGACGATGACCAGGGGGTGATGAAAATTGTCATGTCGGGTTCGGCTTCCGACAAATGGGAATGGCAACAACACATCCGCAACAAATCGCAGCGTGAGGAACTGGCGAAGAATTTCAAGAACCCGGAGCACCCGTTCAAGATTGTCATCGTGCGCGACATGTGGCTGACCGGATTCGACGCACCATGTCTGCATACGATGTATGCGGACAAACCGATGAAAGGCCACGGCCTGATGCAGGCCATCGCGCGGGTGAACCGGGTTTTCAAAGACAAGCCCGGTGGGTTGGTGGTGGATTATCTGGGCCTGGCGGAAGAATTGAAACTGGCGCTGGCGGATTACACCCACAGCAAAGGCAAAGGCGAAATCAAATTGGATCAGGAAGAAGCCGTCGCCGTGATGCTGGAAAAATACGAGCAGGTCTGCGCCATCCTGCACGGGTTTGATTACCACTCCGCCGCCGAGACCGCGCCCGCACAGCGGATGACTTTGATTGCCCAGGCTGCCGAGCATGTGCTCCAGCAGACGAACGGCAAACCGCGTTACTTACTGGCGGTCACCGAACTTTCCAAAGCGTTTGCGTTGTCCGTCCCGCACGAGCAGGCATTGGAGATTCGCGATGAGGTTGGGTTCTTTCAGGAAGTCCGGGCCGTGCTCACCAAGAGTTTAAGCGACGCGACCGGCAAGAAATCGCCGGAGGATCTGGATGTTGCCGTGCGGCAAATTGTGTCGCGCGCCATTTCCTCGGACAAGGTGATTGATATTTTCGACGCCGCCGGGTTAAAGAAGCCGGACATCTCGATCTTGTCGGATGAGTTCTTGCAGGAAGTGCAGCACCTGCCACAACGCAATCTCGCGGTGGAGTTGTTGCAAAAGCTGTTGAACCATGAGTTGGAGATCCGGCAGAAGAAATATCTCGTTCAGTCGCGCTCCTTCGCGGAGATGCTCGAAGCCACGATCCGCAAATATCAGAATCGCACGATTGAAGCGGCGCAGGTGATTGCGGAGTTAATCGAACTCGCCAAGCAGATGCGCGAAGGGCAAAAGCGCGGCGAAAATCTCGGCCTCTCGGATGATGAAGTAGCGTTCTACGATGCGTTGGAGGTGAACGACAGCGCGGTGAAAGTCCTGGGCGAACCGACGCTGAAAGACATCGCCCGCGAGTTGGTCGCGCAAGTCCGCAAGAGTCTGACGATTGATTGGACGTTGCGAGAAGCCGCGCAGGCGCAGATTCGGGTCATTGTGCGCCGCATCCTCCGCAAATACGGATATCCGCCCGACAAGCAGGAGCGGGCCACGCAAACCGTATTGGAGCAAGCGAAATTGCTGTGCGCGGAGTGGGCTGTTTAG
- a CDS encoding phosphate acyltransferase gives MRFIGTIIEKLQRHPKRVVFPEGDEPRVLQAARQFHALRLGAPILLGDRTRIKEIAADLNISLEGIRVINPSDSEELDNFARRFYSLRREKGLKEIEAREAMQQPNFFGAMMVAMHQADGLVSGVNHFTGSVLRPLFQIIKVMPQKITASSCMIMEIEDTRIGEKGVMFMADCGVVPDPTVEQLAEIALTTAQLAYHLLSVKPRVAMLSFSTKGSATHHSIGKVQAATALAQQKAEQIQFQADFDGELQVDAALVPEIARLKCGESRVAGKANVLIFPDLNSGNIASKMVRLVGHANAYGNILLGLDRPAADVSRGSNAHDILGVAAIVGAQAVNYHQLFPAVTPALPGEAS, from the coding sequence ATGCGTTTCATTGGAACCATTATCGAAAAATTGCAGCGTCACCCCAAACGCGTGGTGTTTCCCGAGGGGGACGAACCGCGGGTGTTGCAAGCCGCCCGCCAGTTTCACGCGCTGCGCTTGGGCGCGCCCATTCTCCTGGGTGACCGCACCCGGATCAAAGAAATCGCCGCTGACCTGAACATTTCGCTGGAGGGCATTCGCGTCATCAATCCGTCGGACAGCGAGGAGTTGGACAATTTTGCGCGCCGCTTTTATTCGCTCCGACGCGAAAAGGGCCTCAAAGAAATCGAGGCGCGCGAGGCGATGCAACAGCCCAATTTTTTCGGAGCGATGATGGTGGCCATGCACCAGGCCGACGGTCTGGTTTCCGGCGTCAATCATTTCACGGGGAGCGTGCTCCGTCCCTTGTTTCAAATCATCAAGGTGATGCCGCAAAAGATCACGGCTTCCAGTTGCATGATCATGGAGATTGAAGACACGCGCATTGGGGAAAAGGGCGTGATGTTCATGGCGGATTGCGGCGTGGTCCCGGATCCGACGGTGGAGCAACTCGCTGAAATCGCACTCACCACGGCGCAATTGGCGTATCACCTGTTGAGCGTAAAGCCGCGCGTCGCCATGCTTTCCTTCTCCACCAAAGGCAGCGCCACGCACCATTCCATCGGCAAAGTCCAGGCCGCCACGGCGCTGGCGCAACAGAAAGCGGAGCAGATTCAGTTTCAAGCGGACTTCGATGGCGAACTGCAAGTGGACGCCGCGCTGGTGCCTGAAATTGCCCGCCTGAAATGCGGCGAGAGCCGCGTGGCCGGCAAAGCCAACGTCCTCATCTTTCCCGATCTTAATTCGGGAAACATTGCGAGCAAAATGGTTCGTTTGGTCGGACACGCAAATGCCTACGGCAACATCCTGCTCGGATTGGATCGTCCGGCGGCCGATGTCTCGCGCGGTTCGAACGCGCATGACATTCTGGGCGTCGCGGCCATTGTCGGCGCGCAAGCCGTGAATTACCACCAGCTCTTTCCAGCCGTCACTCCAGCGCTCCCCGGCGAAGCCTCATGA
- a CDS encoding AAA family ATPase, translating to MKNTTTPRVFIAATRQHDGKTTTSLGLIAALQNRFPRVGYIKPVGQRFVEIAEHKIDEDTVLMDSVYSLNCPLVDMSPIAVEPDFTRKYLQTANNEALVDRIQDAFDRVAWEKDFVLCEGSGHAGVGAVFDLSNAQVARHLGCKAIIVSRGGIGKPIDEVTLNLALFEKEGVEIIGVIINKVLPEKVDYIADFARRGLKRKGLELLGVIPHQPILESPTLEAINEELSTEVLNPSVSLRGLVNDVVVGAMSAQNATRFFQRGVLLITPGDREDLLEAAVATKPQKMAGIVLTGGIKPANGLLRALRNMQIPVLLAKKDSYEVASKVHDLTAKTRPTDAEKISLIRDIVTEHVNVKKILESL from the coding sequence ATGAAGAACACCACCACGCCCAGAGTTTTCATCGCGGCCACCCGCCAACACGATGGCAAAACGACCACGTCACTGGGGTTGATTGCCGCGTTGCAGAACAGGTTTCCGAGGGTTGGCTACATCAAACCCGTCGGCCAGCGTTTCGTGGAAATCGCGGAGCATAAGATTGACGAAGATACGGTTCTGATGGATTCCGTTTATTCGTTAAACTGTCCGCTGGTGGATATGAGTCCCATCGCCGTCGAGCCGGATTTTACGCGTAAATACCTGCAAACCGCCAACAACGAGGCGCTGGTGGATCGAATCCAGGACGCCTTTGATCGCGTGGCTTGGGAAAAGGATTTTGTACTTTGTGAAGGTTCGGGACACGCCGGCGTCGGCGCGGTGTTTGATTTATCGAACGCCCAGGTCGCCCGCCATCTGGGTTGCAAAGCCATCATTGTTTCCCGTGGAGGCATCGGCAAACCGATAGACGAAGTTACGCTCAATCTGGCCTTGTTTGAAAAGGAAGGCGTGGAAATCATCGGCGTCATCATCAACAAAGTGCTGCCGGAAAAGGTGGATTACATCGCGGATTTTGCGCGTCGCGGCCTGAAGCGCAAGGGATTGGAATTGCTGGGCGTCATTCCGCACCAACCCATTTTGGAATCACCCACGTTGGAAGCCATCAATGAGGAACTTTCCACGGAAGTACTCAACCCATCGGTATCCCTGCGGGGCTTGGTGAACGACGTGGTGGTCGGCGCGATGAGCGCTCAGAACGCCACGCGCTTTTTTCAACGCGGAGTTCTATTGATCACGCCAGGTGATCGCGAGGATCTGTTGGAAGCCGCCGTCGCCACCAAACCGCAAAAAATGGCGGGCATCGTTCTCACTGGCGGAATCAAACCCGCCAACGGCTTGCTGCGCGCATTGCGAAACATGCAGATTCCGGTGTTGCTGGCCAAGAAAGACAGCTACGAAGTAGCCTCGAAAGTCCACGATCTGACCGCGAAAACCCGACCGACGGATGCGGAGAAAATTTCGCTCATTCGGGATATCGTCACTGAACACGTCAACGTCAAAAAAATTCTGGAATCACTCTGA
- the hisC gene encoding histidinol-phosphate transaminase produces MPLPYALNPALAHLPVYQPGRPIEEVARELNRPADSIIKLASNENPLGPSRLALKAMKRALAHTHLYPDGNAFYLKQKLAAKLDLTPAHLILGNGSNEIIEFLGHALLSPEAEVIVSQYCFAVYPIVTALFGAKLVTVPAQQFGHDLDAMLGAITPQTRLVFIANPNNPTGTVVDPERLRHFIKQAPAHVVIALDEAYIEFLEQPLDLLPELAAGHHPNLIVMRTFSKIYGLAGLRIGYGIGHPELIAALEKIRQPFNANAVAQAGALAALDDTKHVARTQRITKRGLRLYMRACRKLKLEFVPSSANFILIRVGDGARVVAELQRRGVIVRPMGGYQLGEWIRISIGTAQENRVCIAALTEALQSRPENPPL; encoded by the coding sequence ATGCCCCTCCCCTACGCACTCAATCCCGCGCTCGCGCACCTTCCGGTTTATCAACCCGGACGTCCAATCGAAGAAGTCGCGCGCGAACTCAACCGGCCCGCCGACTCCATCATCAAGCTGGCGTCCAACGAAAATCCGCTCGGACCGTCGCGACTGGCGCTCAAGGCGATGAAGCGCGCGCTCGCGCACACGCATCTGTATCCCGACGGCAACGCCTTTTATCTCAAACAAAAATTGGCGGCCAAACTTGACCTCACGCCCGCGCACTTGATTCTCGGCAATGGCTCAAATGAAATCATCGAATTCCTCGGCCATGCCCTGCTCTCGCCCGAGGCGGAAGTCATCGTGTCGCAGTATTGCTTCGCGGTTTATCCGATCGTCACCGCGCTCTTCGGCGCGAAACTCGTCACCGTGCCGGCCCAACAATTCGGTCATGACCTCGACGCCATGCTCGGTGCGATTACGCCCCAGACCCGCTTGGTTTTTATTGCCAATCCCAACAACCCAACCGGCACCGTGGTTGATCCAGAGCGTTTGCGGCATTTCATCAAACAGGCGCCGGCGCACGTCGTGATTGCCCTCGACGAAGCTTACATCGAGTTTTTGGAGCAACCGCTGGATCTGCTTCCGGAGTTGGCCGCCGGCCATCATCCCAATCTGATCGTGATGCGGACCTTCTCCAAAATCTACGGTCTGGCCGGACTGCGCATTGGTTACGGCATCGGCCATCCCGAATTGATCGCGGCCTTGGAGAAAATCCGGCAACCGTTCAACGCCAATGCCGTTGCGCAGGCCGGAGCGCTCGCCGCGCTGGACGACACGAAGCACGTCGCCAGAACGCAACGAATCACCAAACGCGGTCTGCGGCTGTACATGCGGGCCTGCCGAAAGCTCAAACTCGAGTTTGTGCCGTCCTCGGCCAACTTTATCCTGATTCGCGTCGGCGACGGCGCACGAGTTGTTGCGGAACTCCAGCGGCGCGGGGTCATCGTGCGACCGATGGGCGGCTATCAGCTTGGCGAATGGATTCGCATTTCCATCGGCACGGCGCAGGAGAATCGGGTCTGCATCGCGGCACTGACGGAAGCGCTGCAATCGCGTCCGGAAAATCCGCCCTTGTGA
- the argA gene encoding amino-acid N-acetyltransferase, which produces MKLTDLRGILQYIPRFREKTFILSLDGAIVTDENFANILLDIAVLRSLNIRVVIVHGAAAQIQALAQEQNVTPSNLDGTGVTDAATLKLSLTAANRLTHEILEGLSANDLRAASTNAIIAHPMGILQGVDHLLTGKVERVDVSLLQSLLAQDVIPVLPPLGFDGDGKTYRVNSDGVALAVAEALKAVKLIFITTTDGLYWRGKLIRQMLAGELAELLEKNKGELNGSHLSKAQHAAAACRAGIQRVHIIDGRVDEGLLAEVFSKEGIGTLIYANEYQQIRPAKKKDIRAILRLTQKGVQSDELVKRTRAGIEKHLGEYYIFEIDKNPVACVALHLYPEQNQGELACLYVSASHENQGIGQKLIQFIGDKARELKLSELITLSTQAFTYFQSKGGFQEGGPENLPPTRRLKYEQSGRNSKVLVKKLK; this is translated from the coding sequence GTGAAACTGACTGACCTGCGGGGCATCCTGCAATACATCCCAAGATTTCGAGAGAAGACCTTCATTCTGTCCCTCGATGGCGCCATCGTTACGGATGAAAACTTTGCCAATATCCTGCTCGATATTGCCGTCTTGCGTTCGTTGAACATCCGGGTGGTGATCGTTCACGGAGCGGCCGCACAAATCCAGGCGTTGGCACAGGAGCAAAACGTCACGCCCTCAAATTTGGATGGCACCGGAGTTACTGACGCCGCCACGCTCAAACTTTCGCTGACCGCCGCGAACCGTTTGACCCATGAAATTCTGGAAGGACTTTCCGCCAACGACCTCCGCGCCGCGAGCACCAACGCCATCATCGCGCATCCGATGGGCATTTTGCAGGGCGTGGACCATCTCCTCACGGGCAAAGTGGAGCGCGTGGACGTGTCTTTGCTCCAATCCTTGCTCGCGCAGGACGTCATTCCGGTGTTGCCGCCATTGGGCTTTGACGGCGACGGCAAAACCTATCGGGTCAATTCTGACGGCGTGGCGTTGGCCGTCGCCGAGGCGCTCAAGGCCGTAAAGCTGATCTTTATCACCACCACTGACGGACTTTATTGGCGCGGAAAACTCATTCGACAAATGTTGGCGGGCGAGCTGGCGGAATTGCTGGAGAAGAACAAGGGCGAACTGAACGGCTCTCATCTATCCAAGGCCCAGCACGCGGCGGCGGCGTGTCGCGCGGGCATTCAGCGGGTGCATATCATTGATGGGCGCGTGGATGAAGGCCTCCTCGCGGAAGTGTTTTCCAAGGAGGGCATCGGCACGTTGATTTACGCCAATGAATACCAGCAAATCCGTCCGGCCAAGAAGAAGGACATCCGCGCCATCCTGCGGTTGACGCAGAAAGGGGTGCAAAGCGATGAACTCGTAAAGCGAACGCGCGCCGGCATCGAAAAACACCTTGGCGAATATTACATTTTTGAAATTGATAAGAACCCGGTGGCCTGCGTGGCACTCCATCTCTATCCCGAACAGAACCAGGGCGAACTCGCCTGTCTCTATGTCAGCGCTTCACACGAGAATCAGGGCATCGGTCAAAAATTAATTCAGTTCATCGGCGACAAGGCGCGCGAATTGAAGCTGAGCGAACTCATCACCTTATCCACGCAAGCCTTCACTTATTTCCAATCCAAGGGCGGATTCCAGGAAGGCGGCCCGGAAAATTTGCCGCCCACCCGCCGGTTGAAATACGAGCAGAGCGGTCGCAACTCCAAAGTGCTGGTGAAAAAGCTGAAGTAA
- the rho gene encoding transcription termination factor Rho, with product MSELNNMAREYGVENYGTMRKHEIIFHILQKNAERAGVLFSEGVLEVLPDGYGFLRSQSFNYLSCPEDIYVSPSQIRRFDLQTGNLIAGQIRPPKEKEKFFALLKVEAVDGEEPDKAKDKTHFENLTPLFPNQRFILETGREELSTRVLDLVCPIGKGTRGIIVAPPRTGKTVLMQKLANAILKNNPETYLFILLIDERPEEVTDMERTCIGAEVISSTFDEPPERHVQVAEMVIEKAKRMVEHKRDVVILLDSITRLARAYNTVQPHSGKILSGGVDANALHKPKRFFGAARNIEEGGSLTIMATALIDTGSRMDEVIFEEFKGTGNMEVHLDRALVDRRIFPSINVERSGTRKEELLYHPDEYSKVVLLRRALTGVPPVEAMELLLNKLKKTGSNIEFLIGMSVS from the coding sequence ATGAGCGAGTTGAACAACATGGCGCGCGAGTATGGCGTGGAAAATTACGGCACGATGCGGAAGCATGAGATTATTTTCCACATCCTCCAGAAGAACGCCGAACGCGCGGGCGTGCTCTTCTCCGAAGGCGTGCTGGAAGTGTTGCCGGATGGCTACGGCTTCCTGCGTTCGCAAAGTTTTAACTACCTCTCCTGTCCGGAAGATATTTACGTTTCCCCCTCGCAAATCCGGCGCTTCGATCTGCAAACGGGTAATCTGATCGCGGGGCAAATCCGTCCGCCCAAGGAAAAGGAGAAGTTTTTCGCTCTGCTCAAGGTTGAAGCGGTGGACGGCGAAGAACCGGACAAGGCGAAGGATAAAACGCATTTCGAGAATCTGACGCCGTTGTTTCCGAATCAGCGGTTCATTTTGGAAACCGGTCGGGAAGAGCTTTCCACCCGGGTGTTGGATTTGGTCTGCCCGATCGGCAAGGGAACGCGCGGAATTATCGTCGCCCCGCCGCGCACCGGTAAAACGGTGCTGATGCAAAAGCTGGCCAACGCCATTCTCAAGAACAATCCCGAGACGTATCTGTTCATCCTGTTGATTGACGAGCGCCCGGAGGAAGTCACGGACATGGAACGCACCTGTATCGGCGCGGAAGTGATTTCCTCGACGTTTGATGAGCCTCCAGAACGGCATGTGCAGGTGGCCGAAATGGTCATTGAAAAAGCCAAGCGCATGGTCGAGCACAAACGTGACGTGGTCATCCTGCTCGATTCCATCACGCGCCTGGCGCGCGCCTACAACACGGTGCAACCGCACTCGGGCAAGATTTTGTCCGGCGGCGTGGATGCGAACGCGCTGCACAAACCGAAGCGTTTCTTCGGCGCGGCGCGCAACATCGAAGAGGGCGGTTCCCTTACCATCATGGCGACGGCGTTGATTGACACCGGCAGCCGCATGGATGAAGTCATCTTTGAAGAGTTCAAAGGCACGGGCAACATGGAAGTGCATCTGGATCGCGCCCTTGTGGACCGTCGCATTTTCCCATCCATCAACGTGGAACGCTCCGGTACGCGCAAGGAAGAATTGCTCTATCACCCGGACGAATACTCGAAGGTCGTCCTGTTGCGCCGCGCGCTGACGGGCGTGCCGCCGGTGGAAGCGATGGAACTGCTGCTGAACAAGCTCAAGAAGACGGGCAGCAACATCGAATTCCTCATCGGCATGAGCGTGAGTTGA
- a CDS encoding serine hydroxymethyltransferase — translation MYVHCRDQIEQGIASLLRFVEQGETQQTVKAVLEGKRARLALGSDREGYELKEALKTALRHAGISFHDFGPHQGEKPVDYPDYALPVASSVSGRNAEFGLLIGASSTGLSIAANKVAGVRAAVVNDPDTAAFTREHDDANVLCMSSATAVEFAQQILERFLKTEFNRERNERCVNKLETKMTSPELRLSHVDADIATAIEHERLRQQENIELIASENFTSPAVMEAQGSVLTNKYAEGYPKKRWYGGCENVDVVEQLAIDRAKKLFGAEHANVQPHSGSGANMAVYFAMLKPGDRMLTMDLSHGGHLTHGNKANFSGKFFEIIHYGVRRDDERIDYDQLAQMAREHKPKMITVGASAYPRLIDFKRMGEIAREVGAYLLADIAHIAGLVVAGIHPSPIEHADFVTTTTHKTLRGPRGGLVLCREKYAKEIDSQIFPGIQGGPLMHVIAAKAVCFREALQPAFTTYQRQIVANAAALAEGMKRNGFRLVSGGTDNHLLLVDVGAKGLTGKECQMTLDGAGITINKNTIPFETRSPFQASGVRLGTPACTTRGMREPEMAAIADMISEVLLDIKNLDVIAKVRQRVHELTARFPLPY, via the coding sequence GTGTACGTTCACTGCCGGGATCAAATCGAGCAGGGGATCGCGTCGCTTTTGCGCTTTGTTGAACAGGGCGAAACCCAGCAGACGGTCAAGGCGGTTTTGGAGGGCAAACGCGCCCGTCTCGCGCTGGGGTCGGATCGGGAAGGTTACGAGTTGAAGGAAGCCTTGAAGACCGCTCTGCGGCACGCCGGCATTTCGTTTCATGATTTTGGTCCGCATCAGGGTGAGAAGCCGGTGGATTACCCGGATTACGCTCTGCCCGTGGCGAGCAGTGTCAGCGGTCGCAACGCCGAGTTCGGCTTGTTGATCGGCGCGAGCAGCACCGGCCTGAGCATCGCCGCCAACAAAGTGGCTGGCGTGCGCGCTGCGGTTGTCAACGATCCGGATACCGCCGCTTTTACGCGCGAACACGACGACGCCAATGTGCTTTGCATGTCGAGCGCAACTGCGGTTGAATTCGCGCAGCAAATTTTAGAACGCTTTCTGAAAACTGAATTTAATCGCGAGCGGAATGAACGCTGCGTGAACAAGTTGGAAACCAAGATGACCTCACCCGAATTGCGCTTGTCCCATGTGGACGCAGACATCGCCACCGCCATCGAACATGAACGGTTGCGGCAACAGGAAAATATTGAACTGATCGCCAGCGAGAATTTCACCAGTCCGGCGGTCATGGAAGCGCAAGGCTCGGTGCTGACGAATAAATACGCGGAAGGCTATCCCAAAAAGCGCTGGTATGGCGGGTGCGAAAATGTGGACGTGGTAGAACAACTGGCCATTGACCGCGCCAAGAAATTGTTCGGCGCGGAACACGCCAACGTGCAGCCCCATTCCGGCAGCGGTGCAAACATGGCGGTTTACTTCGCCATGTTGAAACCGGGCGACCGCATGTTGACGATGGATTTGAGCCACGGCGGGCATCTGACGCATGGCAACAAGGCCAACTTTTCCGGTAAATTTTTTGAGATCATTCATTACGGCGTGCGCCGGGACGACGAGCGGATTGATTACGACCAACTGGCGCAGATGGCACGTGAGCACAAACCCAAAATGATCACGGTGGGGGCCAGTGCGTATCCGCGTCTCATAGATTTCAAGCGCATGGGTGAAATTGCGCGGGAAGTGGGCGCGTATCTGCTGGCGGACATTGCGCACATCGCCGGTTTGGTGGTGGCCGGAATTCACCCCAGCCCGATCGAACACGCTGATTTCGTCACGACGACGACGCACAAAACCTTGCGCGGTCCGCGCGGCGGGTTGGTGTTGTGTCGCGAGAAGTATGCGAAAGAAATTGATTCGCAGATTTTCCCCGGGATTCAAGGCGGGCCGTTGATGCACGTCATTGCCGCCAAGGCCGTGTGTTTCCGCGAGGCGCTGCAACCGGCGTTCACAACCTACCAACGCCAGATCGTGGCTAATGCGGCGGCGCTGGCGGAGGGAATGAAGCGCAATGGTTTCCGCCTGGTCAGCGGGGGGACGGATAATCATCTGCTGCTCGTGGACGTCGGCGCGAAGGGGCTGACGGGGAAAGAGTGTCAAATGACCCTCGACGGCGCGGGAATCACCATCAACAAGAATACGATTCCGTTTGAAACACGGTCGCCGTTTCAAGCCAGCGGAGTGCGCCTCGGCACCCCGGCTTGCACGACCCGGGGGATGCGCGAGCCGGAAATGGCGGCAATTGCCGACATGATCAGCGAAGTTTTGCTCGATATCAAAAATCTTGACGTCATTGCGAAAGTCCGGCAACGTGTCCACGAATTAACTGCGAGATTTCCCTTGCCGTATTGA